In the genome of Populus trichocarpa isolate Nisqually-1 chromosome 6, P.trichocarpa_v4.1, whole genome shotgun sequence, one region contains:
- the LOC112327903 gene encoding nuclear intron maturase 3, mitochondrial, which produces MLIVNLKKVTTTFDLRLSSPTTSSLKLLYSTLTLNPNTIQNPKTPPIQNPTKPLTTPQLKTLVLSQYSHGKFSNLIQNVVGLPSVLLTASQNLITHHSNDGLNCTESNELAESTQPNLSLYHSVSKRFSIEEMGREIFENRFDIEAHCVKMSDEGETLVLPNLKLKVFIEAIRIVLEIVYDDRFVTFSYGGRVNMGRHTAIRYLKNSVNNPSWWFSVCFNDVKFDKRKVDKLYLFIEEKIKDGILIDVIKRLFDCGVLKIELGRCYLAKGLPQECGLCSILINVYFNGFDREIQEMRLRMSKENPKLDQNEIGEGSSSSYKPLKMYAVRYLDEILVITSGSKMLTMNLKKWVLKFLEGELELNVDRVKTAIHSAVSEKIDFLGMELQAVPPSVLHPPMSEKAIRARKKYLRQKEVKALELKNARERNRKKLGLKLLSHVFKKSKQSDGFKFDFQIENEVREIFQTWADEVVQEFLGSLEERWTWHRMLSAGDFLSLRHIRDQLPQELVDSYDKFQEQVHKHLSPVKARKALEEEGRRIKEEEEMKYAERTVDDLTKLCMKVSAPIELVRKAVKMAGFTNKMGRPRPISILTSLEDADIIKWYAGVGRRWLDFFCCCHNLKMVKTVVSYHLRFSCILTLAEKHEATKIECIRHYTKDLKVPDMNGSEEVHFPTEKEVKMMGDKNLSDPTPVDGALSLLLIRLASDEPSHSCVGHFCDKTDTVMYRVRLLQNILNVNPADEDKWVPRMSAIHESLNQMCFPLCSDHKSDLYTGKITLQDVDCTSYVNVD; this is translated from the coding sequence ATGCTTATTGTAAACCTCAAGAAAGTTACAACAACATTTGATCTCAGACTTTCATCTCCAACAACCTCTTCGCTTAAACTCCTTTATTCTACACTAACCTTAAACCCTAACACCATCCAGAATCCTAAGACCCCACCAATCCAAAACCCTACAAAACCCCTAACAACACCCCAGCTCAAAACCCTAGTCCTTTCCCAATACTCCCATGGAAAGTTCTCCAATCTTATCCAAAACGTCGTTGGTTTACCTTCAGTCCTCCTCACTGCCTCTCAGAACCTCATTACCCACCACAGCAATGATGGGCTTAACTGCACTGAGTCGAACGAGTTGGCCGAGTCAACTCAGCCGAACCTCTCTCTTTACCACTCCGTTTCGAAGCGTTTCTCAATTGAAGAAATGGGTCGTGAGATTTTTGAGAATCGGTTTGATATTGAGGCTCATTGTGTCAAAATGAGTGATGAAGGTGAGACCTTGGTTCTGCCAAATTTGAAACTTAAGGTTTTTATTGAAGCTATTAGGATTGTTTTAGAAATTGTTTATGATGATCGTTTTGTCACGTTTTCTTATGGTGGACGTGTTAATATGGGGCGGCATACGGCTATAAGGTACCTAAAGAATTCAGTGAATAATCCAAGTTGGTGGTTTAGTGTTTGTTTTAATGATGTTAagtttgataaaagaaaagtagataAGTTGTACTTGTTTATAGAGGAGAAAATTAAAGATGGGATTTTGATTGATGTGATAAAGAGGTTGTTTGATTGTGGTGTGTTGAAGATTGAATTAGGTAGGTGTTATTTAGCGAAGGGGTTGCCTCAAGAATGCGGGTTGTGTTCAATATTGATTAATGTTTATTTCAATGGATTTGATAGAGAAATTCAAGAGATGCGTTTAAGAATGAGTAAAGAGAATCCTAAACTCGATCAGAATGAGATCGGTGAAGGGTCTAGTTCTTCATATAAGCCGCTGAAGATGTATGCTGTTAGGTACTTGGATGAGATATTAGTGATTACGTCAGGTTCGAAGATGTTGACGATGAATCTGAAGAAATGGGTTTTGAAATTTCTGGAAGGCGAATTGGAGTTGAATGTGGATAGAGTAAAGACAGCTATTCATAGTGCGGTTTCTGAGAAAATTGATTTCCTAGGGATGGAATTGCAGGCTGTCCCACCATCAGTCTTGCATCCACCAATGTCGGAGAAAGCCATtagagcaagaaaaaaatatcttagacAGAAGGAAGTTAAGGCTTTGGAATTGAAAAATGCTCGGGAGAGGAATAGGAAGAAATTGGGTTTGAAATTATTGagtcatgtttttaaaaagtcGAAGCAGAGTGATGggttcaaatttgattttcaaattgagAATGAAGTTCGAGAAATCTTTCAAACTTGGGCAGATGAAGTGGTTCAAGAATTTTTAGGCTCCCTTGAAGAGCGTTGGACATGGCATCGAATGCTCAGTGCTGGTGATTTCCTCTCCCTGAGGCACATCAGAGACCAATTGCCACAAGAGCTGGTCGATTCTTATGACAAGTTCCAAGAGCAGGTACACAAGCATCTGTCACCAGTCAAGGCTAGAAAGGCATTGGAGGAAGAAGGAAGGAGAATCAAGGAAGAGGAGGAAATGAAGTATGCTGAGAGAACCGTGGATGATCTGACAAAACTGTGCATGAAAGTCTCTGCACCTATTGAACTTGTAAGGAAGGCTGTTAAGATGGCTGGGTTTACGAATAAAATGGGCCGTCCCCGGCCTATCAGCATTCTCACTTCTCTGGAAGATGCTGATATTATCAAGTGGTATGCAGGGGTAGGGAGAAGATGGCTTGATTTCTTTTGCTGCTGCCACAACTTGAAGATGGTGAAAACTGTTGTAAGTTATCATCTGAGGTTCTCTTGTATTTTGACGTTGGCAGAAAAGCATGAAGCAACAAAAATTGAATGCATTAGGCATTACACTAAAGATTTGAAAGTCCCAGATATGAATGGAAGTGAAGAGGTTCACTTTCCCACAGAAAAGGAGGTAAAGATGATGGGGGATAAAAATCTTTCAGATCCAACACCTGTAGATGGGGCTTTATCTTTGCTACTGATCAGACTGGCTTCTGATGAGCCATCACATTCCTGTGTCGGTCATTTTTGTGACAAAACTGATACTGTTATGTATCGAGTGCGGTTGCTGCAGAACATTTTAAATGTGAACCCAGCCGATGAAGACAAGTGGGTTCCAAGGATGAGTGCAATTCATGAAAGTCTGAATCAGATGTGTTTCCCTCTTTGTTCTGATCACAAAAGTGACTTGTATACTGGGAAAATCACCCTGCAGGATGTTGACTGCACTTCATATGTGAATGTTGACTGA
- the LOC7496099 gene encoding probable methyltransferase PMT6: MGGYSWGSAFDSKSGQMIMVALLLMVGSFYTGTLFGNNNASIYVSQLSSSSNSSSSHGIYTFTNKVALAYRQTPIVIPESGMNVCPLKFNEYIPCHDVAYVKTLFPSLDLSRREELERHCPPLEKRLFCLVPPPEDYKLPIKWPTSRDYVWRSNVNHTHLAEVKGGQNWVHEKDQLWWFPGGGTHFKHGAADYIERLGNMITDDTGDLRSAGVVQVLDVGCGVASFSAYLLPLDIQTMSFAPRDGHENQIQFALERGIGAMTAAISTKQLPYPSSSFEMVHCSRCRVDWHENGGILIKEVNRLLRDNGYFVYSSPPAYRKDKDYPLIWDKLVNLTSAMCWKLIARKVQTAIWVKQENESCLLHNAEMKQINICDTVDDMKPSWKTPLRNCIPRSAPTNPQKLPPRPERLSVYSKSLSKIGITEEEFSSDAIFWKNQAGHYWKLMNINETDIRNVMDMNAFIGGFAVALNSLPVWVMNIVPMSMNNTLSAIYDRGLIGAFHDWCEPFSTYPRTYDLLHANHLFTHYKDHGEGCLLEDIMLEMDRIIRPQGFIIIRDEESFTSRVQHLAPKFLWEVESHVLENKGKKTETVLICRKKFWALV; the protein is encoded by the exons ATGGGAGGGTACTCATGGGGGTCAGCCTTTGATTCAAAATCAGGGCAGATGATAATGGTGGCTTTGTTATTAATGGTGGGTTCATTTTACACTGGCACTCTTTTTGGCAATAACAATGCCTCCATTTATGTCTCTCAACTCTCCTCCTCTTCTAATTCCTCTTCATCTCATG GTATTTACACATTCACCAACAAAGTTGCTCTTGCTTATCGACAAACACCAATTGTAATCCCAGAAAGTGGGATGAATGTATGCCCTTTGAAGTTCAACGAGTATATTCCTTGCCATGATGTTGCTTATGTGAAAACTTTGTTCCCATCCTTGGATCTTTCTAGAAGAGAAGAGCTAGAGAGGCATTGTCCTCCCCTTGAGAAGCGTTTATTTTGCTTGGTGCCACCTCCAGAAGATTATAAATTGCCCATAAAATGGCCAACCAGCAGGGATTATGTGTGGAGAAGCAATGTGAATCATACACATCTTGCTGAAGTCAAAGGAGGACAGAACTGGGTGCATGAGAAAGATCAGCTATGGTGGTTCCCTGGTGGTGGCACTCATTTCAAGCATGGAGCAGCAGATTACATTGAGAG GTTAGGAAATATGATAACTGATGATACAGGTGATCTGCGTTCAGCTGGGGTTGTTCAAGTTCTGGATGTTGGCTGTGGTGTTGCTAGCTTCTCAGCTTATCTTCTTCCTTTGGATATCCAAACAATGTCTTTTGCTCCCAGAGATGGTCATGAAAATCAGATTCAGTTTGCTTTAGAACGAGGAATTGGTGCCATGACTGCTGCCATTTCCACAAAACAGCTACCATACCCCTCTAGCTCTTTTGAGATGGTTCATTGTTCGAGATGTCGTGTTGACTGGCATGAGAATG gTGGTATTTTAATCAAAGAAGTTAATCGTCTTTTGCGAgataatggatattttgtctATTCGTCTCCACCTGCTTATAGAAAGGATAAAGATTATCCATTGATTTGGGATAAGTTGGTAAATCTGACTTCTGCTATGTGCTGGAAACTCATTGCTCGAAAAGTTCAAACTGCAATTTGGGTCAAACAAGAAAATGAGTCATGCCTCCTGCACAATGCAGAGATGAAACAAATAAACATCTGTGACACTGTAGATGACATGAAACCATCATGGAAAACACCACTGAGGAACTGCATACCAAGAAGTGCACCAACTAATCCTCAGAAACTGCCTCCCAGACCAGAACGTCTTTCTGTATATTCAAAGAGTCTCAGCAAAATTG GTATCACTGAAGAAGAGTTTTCTTCAGATGCCATATTCTGGAAAAATCAAGCTGGCCATTACTGGAAGCTGATGAATATCAATGAGACGGATATACGAAATGTCATGGACATGAATGCTTTTATTGGCGGATTTGCTGTTGCTTTGAACTCGCTGCCTGTTTGGGTGATGAATATAGTTCCCATGAGCATGAATAATACCTTGTCAGCTATTTATGACAGGGGTCTCATAGGAGCTTTTCATGATTG GTGTGAGCCATTCTCAACATATCCACGAACATATGATTTATTGCATGCCAATCATCTCTTCACACACTACAAAGACCATGGAGAAGGTTGCCTGCTAGAGGATATCATGCTGGAGATGGACCGTATTATCCGACCTCAG GGATTTATTATCATCAGAGATGAGGAATCGTTTACATCAAGAGTCCAGCATTTAGCTCCAAAGTTTCTGTGGGAGGTCGAATCACATGTTCtggaaaacaaaggaaagaagactgAAACTGTACTAATATGCAGAAAGAAGTTCTGGGCATTGGTATAA